One part of the Pseudoalteromonas ulvae UL12 genome encodes these proteins:
- a CDS encoding DNA replication terminus site-binding protein, translating to MGYKFNLRSQFDSIMLMTNELIEELKQLESPYCSFYHIPPVLTKDEQTIRNEIIIKPYFADHAFNQCCQSLTHVYREHEHSGRVLNRYPGIIAVNTQNPSDLINRINQINQAKLAFKNMILKIGNNDSRFEAVHNAIPNVLTLAVYRQIHFEQNKPFSVRFTWMHKHSIKTFTKAEAITLLKNSENYGVTNKINAEAWRALVNKELLRVSSLSDKEKLRIRRPTPVSPQVNVRFDAKNRYHVSAALPFILINPSEDVKLGHLTDYYKKETDPRTIKRESLVERLFLQRY from the coding sequence ATGGGTTACAAATTTAACCTTCGTAGTCAATTTGATTCGATCATGTTGATGACCAATGAATTAATAGAAGAATTAAAACAATTAGAGTCACCGTATTGTAGCTTTTATCACATACCGCCAGTACTCACTAAAGATGAGCAAACAATCCGTAACGAAATTATTATTAAACCCTATTTCGCAGATCATGCTTTTAATCAATGCTGCCAATCTTTAACCCATGTTTATCGTGAACATGAACATAGCGGTCGTGTTTTGAATCGCTACCCAGGCATTATCGCTGTTAATACCCAGAATCCTAGCGACTTAATTAATCGGATTAATCAGATAAACCAAGCCAAGCTTGCATTTAAAAATATGATTTTAAAGATTGGAAATAACGACTCTAGATTTGAAGCTGTTCATAATGCTATTCCTAATGTGTTAACGTTAGCGGTATATCGTCAAATCCACTTTGAACAAAATAAGCCCTTTTCTGTTCGCTTTACCTGGATGCACAAACACTCAATTAAAACTTTTACTAAAGCTGAAGCCATTACGCTGTTAAAAAACTCTGAGAATTATGGCGTTACAAACAAAATTAATGCCGAAGCTTGGCGAGCGCTTGTTAATAAAGAGTTGCTTCGTGTGTCATCATTATCTGATAAAGAAAAACTGAGGATACGCAGGCCTACTCCGGTTAGTCCTCAAGTTAATGTCAGGTTTGATGCAAAAAATAGGTATCACGTCAGTGCTGCGTTACCATTTATTTTAATCAATCCGAGCGAAGATGTTAAATTAGGCCATTTAACGGATTATTATAAAAAGGAAACAGATCCAAGGACAATCAAACGAGAGAGCTTAGTTGAACGATTATTCTTACAACGCTATTAA
- a CDS encoding replication protein A: MSSKVKISVENLPDTLRGQIHGVESANDNESLALFTDNKDVRVPIENSSHALRAYSNTFNHYDLWGRFVRSGHKKLPVEEAPKRTIVTRRISEKIDGIQYDGEIKITPAVVSSREDGEEREFLVWPSDREEKVERALIRLASKGKIVKINFKSGIQYAVVFSMNELAQELKGVGQSMPFPQIKESLEALQGSKLSFKYSATDTKNTNVDDSFYESNMNFLSSLHFSGKKGQGGNVKCVACLNAFVHNMIDNLDYKGYYFNRAQELKRGLSRWMMLRLYHLWRYAAPGKTHHFRLLSIMEKYGSIYANDEITENKLKALRRDMTTTMKDLINKGVISDYTIVNVKDDKTGIIIDYTYEMHPSDQFCEEILTLNKQNKRLEIQSGKRIVEEALTIDGDQLDEIVSK, translated from the coding sequence ATGTCGAGCAAGGTTAAGATTTCAGTTGAGAATCTTCCAGATACGCTAAGGGGCCAAATTCATGGTGTAGAAAGCGCCAATGATAATGAAAGCCTAGCGCTATTTACTGATAATAAAGATGTCAGAGTTCCAATTGAAAATTCTAGCCACGCGTTACGTGCTTATTCAAATACATTTAATCATTATGATTTATGGGGTCGGTTCGTCCGATCTGGACATAAGAAGTTGCCTGTAGAAGAAGCACCGAAAAGAACAATTGTAACAAGACGAATTTCTGAAAAAATTGACGGCATACAATACGACGGTGAAATAAAAATTACTCCTGCGGTTGTAAGCTCCCGCGAAGATGGCGAAGAACGAGAGTTTTTAGTTTGGCCTTCTGATCGAGAAGAAAAAGTAGAAAGGGCGTTAATCCGTTTGGCATCAAAAGGTAAAATTGTAAAAATCAATTTTAAGTCGGGTATCCAATACGCTGTTGTTTTTTCGATGAATGAGTTAGCACAAGAACTGAAAGGTGTTGGTCAGTCGATGCCTTTTCCACAAATAAAAGAATCTCTTGAAGCATTGCAAGGTTCTAAGCTTTCATTCAAATACTCTGCCACCGATACAAAAAATACGAATGTAGATGATTCATTTTACGAATCAAATATGAATTTTTTATCTTCGTTACACTTTAGTGGTAAAAAAGGCCAAGGCGGGAATGTCAAATGTGTGGCGTGCTTAAATGCATTTGTTCATAACATGATCGATAATTTAGATTATAAAGGTTATTACTTTAATCGAGCACAAGAATTAAAACGCGGTTTATCCCGTTGGATGATGCTTCGTCTTTATCACTTATGGCGATATGCGGCACCAGGTAAGACTCATCATTTCCGTTTACTTTCTATTATGGAAAAATATGGTTCGATATACGCGAATGATGAAATTACAGAGAATAAGTTAAAAGCACTTCGCCGTGATATGACGACTACAATGAAAGATTTAATCAACAAGGGTGTGATATCAGATTACACGATTGTAAATGTTAAAGATGATAAAACAGGTATTATTATTGATTACACTTATGAAATGCACCCATCTGATCAGTTTTGTGAAGAAATACTGACTCTAAACAAGCAAAATAAACGTTTAGAAATTCAAAGCGGTAAACGTATTGTAGAAGAGGCGCTTACTATTGATGGTGATCAGTTAGACGAAATTGTTTCTAAGTAA